A region of Thiofilum sp. DNA encodes the following proteins:
- the rpsR gene encoding 30S ribosomal protein S18, whose amino-acid sequence MSRYFRRKKYCRFTAEGISEIDYKDLDTLKGFITETGKIVPSRITGTKVIYQRQLATAIKRARYLALLAYTDQHK is encoded by the coding sequence ATGTCACGTTATTTTCGCCGCAAAAAATATTGCCGTTTTACCGCTGAAGGTATCAGCGAGATTGATTACAAAGATTTAGATACTTTAAAAGGTTTCATTACTGAGACCGGTAAAATCGTTCCTAGCCGCATTACTGGCACTAAAGTTATCTATCAACGTCAATTAGCCACTGCCATTAAGCGTGCCCGCTATTTAGCGTTATTAGCTTACACTGACCAACATAAATAA
- the rpsF gene encoding 30S ribosomal protein S6 — protein sequence MRHYEVVFLVHPDQSEQVPAMIERYRALVTDNGGQVHRLEDWGRRQLAYPINKVHKAHYVMMNIECNAETLAELESIFRFNDAIIRTLVIRRDNAITEPSPLKKDGDKPARPARRIIDETDELLDDDTDEDDQD from the coding sequence ATGAGACACTATGAAGTTGTTTTCCTGGTGCATCCAGACCAGAGCGAACAAGTACCTGCTATGATTGAGCGCTATCGTGCGCTAGTAACCGATAACGGCGGTCAAGTACACCGTTTAGAAGATTGGGGTCGTCGGCAATTAGCTTATCCTATTAATAAGGTACACAAAGCACACTATGTGATGATGAACATTGAGTGTAATGCTGAGACCTTAGCTGAATTAGAAAGCATTTTCCGCTTTAACGACGCCATTATTCGTACTCTAGTTATTCGTCGTGATAATGCTATTACTGAACCTTCACCTCTCAAGAAAGATGGTGATAAACCAGCCCGTCCAGCTCGTCGCATCATCGATGAAACAGATGAACTATTAGATGACGATACCGATGAAGACGATCAAGACTAA
- a CDS encoding serine/threonine-protein kinase yields MYERTSNYQLEPSNDAKALRSCLLVEGYIPRLDLELIVRKQLNCEVKRLFLPSESAEILNVNLGYHYDLILLNNVPLERLQGLEKVTLDTLVIALVDQYNPLPPHPLPIHYYLPLHIVAWQFAACVKQLFKLQVILGHYPWLKMNESQGRPLQLLHRSEGAVLFKLSTPPTERVIKYFKLDTELLAAHHFEVFLALVAKLQALQHRGVVPILEAQANTQGVYVVMEYVEGITLKDWLRDEPLPALKRRLMWYQEVVEAVSRLHQAGIVHGDLKSSNIMIRYDDQPVLLDFGLDGQLLREAGALAEGEIYGTPYYVSPELIMGDPLDQQADIYALGVLFYEVLTGQKPYQGRALDLILRKHMLAPIPTLPETLASYQPVLNRAMAKIPESRFATAQQLLAALQTPSLQLNE; encoded by the coding sequence ATGTATGAAAGGACTAGCAACTATCAATTAGAGCCAAGTAATGATGCAAAAGCGTTAAGGTCTTGCTTATTAGTAGAAGGCTATATCCCCCGTTTAGATTTAGAGTTGATTGTCAGAAAGCAATTAAACTGTGAGGTAAAGCGTTTATTTTTGCCTAGTGAAAGTGCCGAGATCCTCAATGTAAATCTAGGTTATCATTATGATCTGATTTTATTGAATAATGTGCCATTAGAGCGCTTGCAGGGTTTAGAGAAAGTTACACTAGATACCTTAGTGATTGCATTAGTGGATCAGTACAACCCATTACCGCCTCATCCCTTGCCTATCCATTATTACCTACCGCTTCATATAGTGGCTTGGCAATTTGCAGCGTGTGTTAAACAATTATTTAAGTTACAGGTTATTTTGGGTCACTATCCGTGGTTAAAAATGAATGAGTCTCAAGGTCGACCGCTCCAATTGCTGCATCGTAGTGAAGGCGCTGTATTATTTAAGCTCTCTACTCCCCCCACTGAGCGGGTCATTAAATATTTTAAACTGGATACCGAATTATTAGCGGCGCATCACTTTGAGGTGTTTTTAGCCCTAGTAGCCAAACTACAAGCGCTGCAACATCGAGGCGTAGTCCCTATTTTAGAGGCACAAGCGAATACCCAAGGTGTGTATGTCGTGATGGAGTATGTGGAGGGGATTACCTTAAAAGATTGGTTGCGTGATGAGCCTTTACCAGCCTTAAAGCGGCGTTTAATGTGGTATCAAGAAGTCGTAGAGGCCGTGAGTAGGCTGCATCAGGCAGGCATAGTGCATGGTGACTTGAAGTCCTCCAATATTATGATTCGCTATGATGATCAACCGGTATTATTAGATTTTGGTTTAGACGGTCAATTGCTGCGTGAGGCGGGTGCATTAGCCGAGGGCGAGATTTATGGTACTCCCTATTATGTTAGCCCTGAGTTGATTATGGGTGATCCTTTAGATCAGCAGGCTGATATTTATGCTTTAGGGGTGTTGTTTTATGAGGTACTGACCGGTCAAAAACCGTATCAAGGACGCGCTTTAGATCTTATTTTGCGTAAGCATATGCTCGCACCCATTCCAACCTTGCCAGAGACACTAGCTAGCTATCAGCCTGTTCTTAATCGAGCGATGGCTAAGATTCCAGAGAGTCGCTTTGCTACAGCGCAACAGTTATTGGCAGCTTTACAAACGCCTTCATTGCAGCTTAATGAGTAG
- the xrtH gene encoding exosortase H, with the protein MKQFLVGFLVLQTILFALEMLTITQTYVILPWTSFLAWLSAGLLSLLDPHVAASGKVIASTLKPFAISIEPGCNGVEAMIILIAAITVFPATWGERLKGLAWGLIAIQGLNLVRIISLFYLGQWNETWFEWAHLYLWQALIMLDALVVFLIWVRYVSKKAQLKAVAA; encoded by the coding sequence GTGAAGCAGTTCTTAGTGGGCTTTTTAGTGCTACAAACCATTTTGTTTGCATTAGAGATGCTAACCATTACCCAAACCTATGTGATTTTACCGTGGACTAGCTTTTTAGCCTGGTTGAGTGCGGGTTTGCTGAGTCTATTAGATCCCCATGTGGCCGCCTCTGGGAAGGTAATTGCCAGTACCCTTAAACCTTTTGCTATCTCGATTGAGCCGGGCTGTAATGGTGTAGAGGCTATGATTATTTTAATTGCAGCCATCACCGTCTTTCCCGCCACTTGGGGTGAGCGGCTTAAAGGTTTAGCTTGGGGGCTAATCGCTATTCAAGGTCTTAATTTGGTGCGTATTATTAGTCTGTTTTACCTAGGGCAATGGAATGAAACTTGGTTTGAATGGGCGCATCTCTATTTGTGGCAAGCCTTGATTATGTTAGATGCTCTTGTGGTGTTTTTAATTTGGGTACGCTATGTCAGTAAAAAAGCCCAGCTCAAAGCGGTTGCTGCTTGA